AGTGGGGAAGTCAGGAACGACGTAGTCGGGCGATAGTCGAGGGGAGCCGCAGACGAAGAATCTCCTGACCACGCATTTCTCACTTTGGCTTCTGTAGTTTACACCGGGGTTAGCACTCCGTCCCTACAAATAGTATACGGAGGAGATTTCAAAAATGTAAGGTCTGACCCCGGGCCGGGCTGTCTACTCTTTGGTGAGGGGATCTGAGGAGAGGAGTTCGACTGCCTGGCAAAGCATGGCCTGCGTTTGCTCGGTCCTGTCGGGGTGGTCCGACGCGAGGCTTGCCAGCCGGAGGAGAGTGGACGCTTCGAAGAAGACTATCCTTCCCATTTGCATATTGATCGCTGACTCCAGATAGCACTTCAAGAAAATGTCTCTTTCACGGGCGAGAGCCCCTGGATCAGAATGACGCTCGAATGATAGTAGCTTCAAGTGGGCCAGGAAGTTGCCGACGTCAATGGCAGGATCGCCCAACGCAGAATCATCCAGATCCACGAAGGCGGCCCTGTCCCCAAGCGCAATCACCTGTCCGGGGTAGAAGTCGCGATGTATCGGGCGGACCGGTATGTTTGCATCTGGCTCGCTTGCCCAGAGGAGGGTCACAAGTTCCAAGACTGTTGGCATGGCCTTCGGCTTGTTCACAGCCAATATCTGTATCCTTTTGCAGAGAACTGCAATCTCATCCCTCAGAGTCCAGACCTTTGTCATGTTTGCATCGCAGTTATGGAAGTACGCCAGGGCTTCTGCTGCACGCCTGACCCAGGAGTTGAGAGCCGAGCCTTGAAGCTGAGAGAGTGGGGTACCATTAATTCCTTCGATGAGTAGCATCCTGTGCTCGGGGAGGTAGGCGAAAGCCTCAGGAATTAAGAGCGCTTTTGAGCAGGCCTTTCTTAGCTTTCTCATCTTGTTAAGTATGCCTTTTCCCCTCTTATTGTAGTATATCTTCACATATACCTGCCGCCGTCCTTGACTCAAATCATACAATATGGTACAGCGCCGGCCCGGCCTGTGTTTCACAACCCGGGCTGAACTGATTTCCAGATCTCGCATATGGTTCTGAACTCCCGGCATGGTCTCTTTGAAGAGCTGAGTCATGGCCTCCTTGTCTGAGGCAATGCGGAGAGAACTGATGGCCGGGTCATCTATCTTTGGGAAGAGAGAGGCCATGCTTATGTGCCCGGGTTGGAAGACTGACTGGAGACAGATCCAAGGCCTTC
The sequence above is drawn from the candidate division TA06 bacterium genome and encodes:
- a CDS encoding aminoglycoside phosphotransferase family protein, which encodes MASLFPKIDDPAISSLRIASDKEAMTQLFKETMPGVQNHMRDLEISSARVVKHRPGRRCTILYDLSQGRRQVYVKIYYNKRGKGILNKMRKLRKACSKALLIPEAFAYLPEHRMLLIEGINGTPLSQLQGSALNSWVRRAAEALAYFHNCDANMTKVWTLRDEIAVLCKRIQILAVNKPKAMPTVLELVTLLWASEPDANIPVRPIHRDFYPGQVIALGDRAAFVDLDDSALGDPAIDVGNFLAHLKLLSFERHSDPGALARERDIFLKCYLESAINMQMGRIVFFEASTLLRLASLASDHPDRTEQTQAMLCQAVELLSSDPLTKE